Proteins encoded together in one Camelina sativa cultivar DH55 chromosome 9, Cs, whole genome shotgun sequence window:
- the LOC104711435 gene encoding ribonucleoprotein RB97D-like, translating to MLSKMKVIVLLSFLLIFPLCSSKIGERHGDGVPHTIQYSIKMVEERIPKMMDYPERGANPSDDQKINGWGRPLRPPPPQMNEMNHQKINGWGRPVRPPPPQMNEMNHQKINGWGRPVRPPPPQMNEMNHQKINGWGRPVRPTPPQMNHQKINGWGRPVRPPPPNHETTNSWSIPPPQNHETTNSWSIPPPPNHETTNSWSIPPPPNHETTNSWSIPPPPNQKTNSWSIPPPPNHETTNSWSIPPPPNHETTNSWSIPPPPNHETTNSWSIPPPPNHETTNSWSIPPPPNQKTNSWSIPPPPNQKTNS from the exons ATGCTTTCAAAGATGAAAGTGATTGTTCTCTTGTCGTTCTTGCTTATTTTTCCATTGTGTTCTTCAA agATTGGAGAGAGACATGGAGATGGAGTTCCTCACACAATCCAATATTCAATAAAGATG gTTGAAGAAAGAATCCCAAAAATGATGGATTATCCAGAAAGAGGCGCAAACCCAAGCGACGATCAGAAAATAAACGGTTGGGGTCGTCCTCTGCGACCACCGCCACCGCAGATGAATGAGATGAATCATCAGAAAATAAATGGTTGGGGTCGTCCTGTGCGACCACCGCCACCGCAGATGAATGAGATGAATCATCAGAAAATAAATGGTTGGGGTCGTCCTGTGCGACCACCGCCACCGCAGATGAATGAGATGAATCATCAGAAAATAAACGGTTGGGGTCGTCCTGTGCGACCAACGCCACCGCAAATGAATCATCAGAAAATAAATGGTTGGGGTCGTCCTGTGCGACCACCGCCACCGAATCATGAGACAACCAACAGTTGGAGTATTCCACCACCACAAAATCATGAGACAACAAATAGTTGGAGTATTCCACCGCCGCCGAATCATGAGACGACCAACAGTTGGAGTATTCCACCGCCACCGAATCATGAGACAACCAACAGTTGGAGTATTCCTCCACCACCGAATCAGAAAACCAACAGTTGGAGTATTCCACCGCCACCGAATCATGAGACAACCAATAGTTGGAGTATTCCACCGCCACCAAATCATGAGACAACCAACAGTTGGAGtattccaccaccaccaaatcaTGAGACAACCAACAGTTGGAGTATTCCACCGCCGCCCAATCATGAGACAACCAACAGTTGGAGTATTCCTCCACCACCAAATCAGAAAACCAACAGTTGGAGTATTCCTCCACCACCGAATCAGAAAACCAACAGTTAG
- the LOC104711434 gene encoding protein ABIL2, giving the protein MPESHEASNYDEVSMQQTMLFSDGLQDLKNLRAQLYSAAEYFELSYTTDDKKQIVVETLKDYAVKALVNTVDHLGSVTYKVNDFIDEKVDEVAETELRVSCIEQRLRMCQEYMDHEGRSQQSLVIDTPKFHKRYILPAGEIMTTTNLEKLKYFGSSLEDADDWNQFRNAVRATIRETPPLPVRKSTSQTSSPRLPPQRSATFSFTSTIPKKEQDKISVSPHRFPLLRSGSVATRKSASISRPTTPSKSRSITPIRYPSEPRRSASVRVAFEKENQKETEQQVPSKSKRLLKALLSRRKTKKDDTLYTFLDEY; this is encoded by the exons ATGCCCGAGTCCCACGAAGCATCGAATTACGATGAGGTCTCTATGCAGCAAACCATGCTCTTTTCTGATGGTCTTCAG GACTTGAAGAATCTGCGAGCACAGTTGTATTCGGCAGCTGAGTATTTCGAACTATCTTACACTACTGACGATAAAAAGCAGAT AGTTGTAGAGACTCTGAAAGATTATGCCGTGAAGGCTCTGGTGAATACAGTTGATCATTTAGGCTCTGTTACATATAAAGTGAACGACTTTATCGATGAAAAAGTCGATGAAGTAGCTGAGACTGAACTTCGAGTGTCTTGCATCGAACAG AGGCTAAGGATGTGCCAAGAGTATATGGATCATGAAGGACGTTCACAGCAATCACTTGTGATTGATACTCCAAAGTTCCATAAGCGATACATCTTACCCG CGGGTGAGATTATGACTACTACCAATCTTGAAAAGCTTAAGTACTTCGGAAGTAGTTTAGAGGATGCAGATGATTGGAACCAATTTCGAAATG CTGTCCGCGCTACAATCCGGGAAACACCTCCACTACCTGTTAG AAAATCGACATCTCAGACTTCATCTCCACGGCTACCACCTCAACGATCAGCAACCTTTTCATTTACCTCTACCATTCCGAAGAAAGAACAAG ATAAGATATCAGTTTCACCGCATCGGTTTCCGCTACTAAGATCAGGATCAGTAGCTACTAGGAAGTCAGCATCAATCAGCCGACCAACGACACCAAGCAAGAGCAGATCTATAACACCTATACGG TATCCATCAGAACCAAGAAGGTCGGCTTCGGTCCGGGTGGCATTCGAGAAAGAAAAccagaaagaaacagagcagcAAGTACCTAGCAAGAGCAAACGACTACTCAAGGCGTTGCTTAGTCGACGCAAAACCAAGAAAGACGACACTCTCTACACTTTCTTGGACGAATACTAA